The DNA segment GATCTCGAGTCCAGTTCTCATGGTAAGTTTGTGATGATGAAGTGAGAGCAGTGCTCAACAAGGCAACCCAAAGTGGATTTACCTGCAAATGAGCCGTAGGTCTCGGAAATGGAGATAAGATCAAAAGAAGCATATAATAAATGATGGGCCACGAGAGCCACAAGGACGTGTTGGTGGATCCATTACGCCGGCGCCGGTAGGACCATCGCCCACTGCTTGCCTTCCCGTCCCATGTTCTCCTTCGCTCTCTGTTTTTATAGTATCAGATCAGCAGAAACCCATAAATCCAGCTTACATTTGTTTTGTATTAAGACAAAGTGGCCTTCTTGAGTagctcttcttctctctctctctctctctctcttaggatCAAACTAACAGTAGCCCATAATTCCAGCTTACATTTATTATTACAGGACAATTTCCTAATAGCTGAGAGCAGATACAGCTGGATTTTGAGGGACACAGAGAGGTGCAGTGGCTTATTTATTGAGCTCCTTTTCCAGGtcctatttttatatatttctgaTTTATTTACACTGGTTTCTCTATTTTTTTAATGGTAGAGCAGTGCGCTGTTGTGAAGCGAaatcgagaagagagagagagagagagagagagagaagagagggacGGAGGGAGAAATGTACGCGATTTGTAATAAAGATCGCTACTTTATCGTCCTTCCGGGCGTTCCGTTTCCTCATCACTGTTGCCTCGCTGTCTTCCTCAGGGATCCATGAGATAGAAGCCctgctctctctatctctcttgcTTCTTCGTTGGTGGTTCATCTGTTTCTCTCTTCTCAATTAGAGCTTGTGTTGGTGAGATCCCGTTAGAATTGGGTGAGACTCTAGGGAATTGATGTAAAAGATTGGGCTTTTCTTCTTGGTTTGTGGAGAAGGATGGGTTTTTTGAGGCCGTCTTTCGAGATTTCCTACGCGTGATTCTTCTCGTGGTTGGAGAATTTTCTGGATTTGCTCATCGCCATTGTGCTCAAAGCGGCGCCTTTCGGGTAGTGCTGCGCCAGAGTTCAGATCTTTGTTGAATTTGTGTGGGGAAGATGATTTAGGTGGTCTCCTTTTTCTTGCTTGTTACCCAAAACTTGTTCTGGAAAAGCAAAGGAGCTCGTGAGGTGATATCTTTTTCTCTCGTCGAAGCTCCGCAAACAGTTCCTCCTGATCTGCGTGTCTGAATTTGTTGCAAGAAATGGCTTCTTCTTTACATTCCGTCGACAGTGTTGTCGAAGAGATCATGAGGCTTCATCGATCTCTGCCGCCACGACCAGGAATAGATGAGGTTGAGGCTGCGATGGCGTTAGTTCGCAACGTGGACAAGGAAGAGCAAACCCGCATCGATGCCATCCAGAATCAGAATAAGGGATTCGAGGTCCCCGAAGAGCTCTTCTTTGTGCTGCAAGAGATGCAGAAGAATGTAGTGTGCCATCAGAGCAAAGAACAGAAGCGGGAAGCTCTTAAGTTGCTTGATCTGGAAAACGTCCATATCTTGTTTGATAAATTGATCCAGAGAGCATCCAGCTGTCTTCCTTCAAGCTCAAGTGGATTGGCTCCATCAATCCCTATGAACTCTGAGAAGGTTAGCACGGCCAATCTCAAGACTCCTACTGGTTATTCAAGTAGCCCCACATCTGTCTTCTATTCAGAGAAAGAGGCTGGAAGGAGCAGTGATCGTGTTACAAGAGATGACAGTTTCCTGAAAATACCAAAGTCCCATATAGATGGGATTGGTACTAAGTCCCACCTGTCCGGAGGAATGATCCCAAACCAGACAACTAGGAAAGAAGTTATTTCTGGTAAGTGATTATAGTTTAATTAGGCAACAAGTTACCTGTGATAAGTGATTATAGTTTGTGTATTCTTCTGCTCCTGCTAGAATTTGTGCAATATTTGAAATGCTTGATAATTTTCTTTACAAAAAATTTTGGACCAATGAAGCATTGATTTAGGTTTTATATATGCAATGGTGCTCAGAGTATTATACAGATATCTACTGTTTAGAAGAGAGAAACATGACTGTAGGAAAGTTCATTGAGTCAGTTCTAACAGAAGCTTAGGATTGGAATGTCAGCAGTAGGCATGTACATCGTTATGGAAGCTCTTGAAATATATATGGTTATCTGTGTTTGCTTATTCTTGATGTATCGTGCAGGAGAAGAAGGTGGGAAGCTGAGCCTTATTAAACTAGCTAGCTTGATTGAAGTCTCTGCAAAGAAAGGCACTCGTGAACTCAATCTTCAGAATAAGCTGATAGATCAAATAGATTGGTTACCTGATTCGATTGGGAAGCTCTCTGGCCTGGTTACTCTTGACCTTTCAGAAAATCGAATTGTAGCCTTGCCTGCCACGATCGGCTCTCTTTTTTCTTTAACAAGATTGGACCTCCACTCGAATAGAATTTCTCAAGTTCCTGATTCTATTGGGGATCTTTGTAGCCTGCTGTTTCTAGATCTGAGAGGGAATAATTTAACATCGTTGCCATCTATATTTGGTAAATTAGTGCATCTTGAGGAACTTGACTTGAGCTCAAACCAGCTTTCCTCACTGCCAGACGCAATTGGGAATCTTATACGGTTGAAGAAATTAAATGCAGAAACAAATGACATTGAGGAGCTCCCACACACTATTGGGCATTGTGTCGCTCTTGTTGAGCTTCGGTTAGATTATAATCGTCTGAAGGGCCTTCCAGAAGCTGTTGGGAGGTTAGAATCTTTGGAGATTCTCTCTGTTCGCTACAATAATATCAAAGGACTTCCAACAACAATGGCATCATTATCAAAGTTGAAGGAGCTTGATGTTAGCTTTAATGAGCTTGAATCAATTCCTGAGAGCTTATGCCTTGCAACTACACTTATCAAGCTAAACGTAGGGAATAACTTTGCCGATTTACAATCTCTTCCACGTTCCATTGGCAATCTTGAGTTGCTTGAGGAGCTAGATATCAGCAACAACCAGATTAGAGTTCTTCCTGATTCTTTTGGGATGTTGTCACAGCTTCGTGTGCTTCATGCAGAAGAGAACCCCTTGGAGGTTCCACCTAGGCATATAGCTGAGATGGGTGCACAAGTAAATATTTTCTGCATAATTTTGATTGCATTCACACTTTTCATTTTACGTTGGAGGATGAtctaataatttattttcatatttctgaAGGCTGTTGTGCAGTACGTGGCTGAATATGTCACTAAAAAGGATGTTAAGGTGCAACCTGAAAAGTCCAAGCCATGTTGGGTTCAGTATTGCTTTTTCTGTAGACCTAACAAAAGGAAGCATGACGGCTTCAGCTATGTAAACTAATTATTGATTTCAGGTAACATGATGAATCTTTGATCATTAATGTTTTGTTGTCGGTCATCTCAGCTTTCATTCCAGTATCCAAATTCCACATGCAATTAATTTGCAGGGGATCATCTTTCCTGATGTGGATGCGTGATCTTGATGCACACTTGCAAACAGTTTTTTCCTATCTAGGTCCGTTGTTTTACTTGTATTTCTTCTTTGAATTTGTAAGAGGTGTGCTTATTACTTGCtgcaaatagaaaagaaaaagcacTCAACAATTTAATTCTTTACATATTTGTTGTAGTTATCTGTCTTTAGATTGTAGTGACAGATTTATTTTTTGGAGAACTCAAGTAACTAATTCGTTCTTTCACTGTCAATAAATTGTTTACTTTTAGAGTACCTGTGTTGTCTGGATCTGTGCATCAACCATTTTGGAATTAAGAAAGTTGATTGATGACTAGGAGTTTGTTGCTTATCGTATTTAGTTTGCATGTATTCTTAGAATAACTTAAGCGTATTCCACGGTCGACGATGAGCTGGTCAACCAATCAGGAGGTATATTATCCTAAATGGATAATATACCTATTAATCATGCTCTTCCTAGCTAACTATTGTTTACTTGTATCAGTTTAGTTTGGGTGTCAGCAGGATGTTCTTCTTACATAAACCAACTTTTCAATCAATTCATCAGTTCTCTAAGCTGCTAAAATGCTAATTGTACATGGTTGGGATGAGAGAAGCAGACTTGGATTCATATTCTATCATGTGCTGTACATGATGCAAAATAAATGAAGATGGGTTACCCAATCTGCATGAGAGGTGTTAATATCCAAGTTTTTTTATGTTAAAAGCTATGATGATTGCAGGAAAACAAAATAGAGTGATTAACTGGTTAGTCAATTTTGCTAGAATTGTtaagttaatatttttttaaggatAATTGATATTATCTGATGCGAAGGATCTTACCTACTGCTAGAATGAATGGCTAGGATAGCGATATCATGATCAGCAGTAAACTACAAGAAAAACtagtttctttattattattatttttttatttgtggagTGGATAAGGCGATGAAAATGAAAGTTGGATCTAAAACCTCGAAGGTTAAAAGTTTTTGCCAGCTAAGAAAGATGGCGTCTGACTTTGAATTCCTGATCTAAAGTAACAAGTCAAAGATTTTGTCACATGATAATTAATTatgtaaacttaaaatgttgaTTGGTGATATATTAAATCAATTTATAAAAGatcaaaaatttataatattattaataatttttaaatttgataaattgataaaTCGGACACTTAAAATAAGCATCGAGTTCATGCGATAAATTTGTACCCCTAAAAGACTGATACACTTGGCAGCAGATATGACATGGAGTTAGTACAGCCCATATAAACGTCTGTGGTAGTATATTTGGCCCAGTAGCTGTAATCGGAAGGCCATTAGTTGAGACCATCGCAACATAACCTTTCACCAAAGCGTCAAACTCTTACCCTGTCTTTCTGCTGCACATTTCATCATACAGAAGAGAGGATCGAGCGATGGCACGGCGAGGCGCCGGAGGAGGAGACGGGAGCGCGCTAAAGAGGGCTCTGTTGGTGTCAGGAGGCCTGGCGCTGGCGTGGCTTGCGGTGGAAACCGCCTTCAAGCCCCTCCTCGACCGCCTCCGTGGCGCCATCTCCCGCACAGACCCCGCCCACGACcctgatgacgacgacgacgacgacttccGGGGGGATGAGAAGGGCGATACTCGTGGCAGGAACAAAGCCCTAAACGAGGAGCAGCAGGACGGCGGAGCTCCCCCTCCAATTAGATCCTTGCCCGTGACTCGTGTTGGCTGAGAGGTCTCAACCCAACCTCCGTACTTCGCTCCGTTCACCTAAAGACTTGCTGGTCTTGTTATCGTCGGATTGCTTGTTTTCATCGACACCATGTGCTCGCATATATTCCTTCCTTCCATTCTTGCCCGCAATGTGCTTGTGATATTGCGTTAATACGGATTATACTGCCTTCCGTGTTATCACATACTCAAAATGATATTAAAACAGgatttaaaagataattttataatattatttttattatttaaaaaaaataaaagaaaaagtcttattagaaaatataaataaaatagtgTTACTCAATTATTGGAAAGTGAAACAGTAGATGGAAAGGAGATCTTTTTAGTGATCCTATCTCTTCCTCTTCATCCGTTCTTGTAGATTATTAATTTTTCGACTATTGAAGTTGGTTTCTTGACTATGGCTTCCAGAAAttaatatcaataaaaataatattttaaaattgtttttttaattttattttagtattttttttatttgacagcACTTGTAGTGTTTATATTAGAGGAGTTGTTGgtgtgagaaaaaaaaatattttattttttaagtataaaggacttgattttttaaaatagaaagattaaaatattaaagataattaataataaaaataatatataattagtccgttTTACAAGCCCTAATCTGATATAGCTAATAAGCACCGCTTCAACACGCTGTGGACGTGGCAAACTTATCACGTCGCGCTGCGTCCTCCCCACGCCTACATAAAGCTTCGCCGTTTCATGGTGTCCGTCGGTCGCAAGCACAAGTTGCACGCTGAACACTGTAGCAGGATGCAAAGCGGGAAGAGAGTGGTGGAGTCTGCTAAAGACACGGCGGGGAACATCACCGCCTCCACCAAGGCCGGCATGGAGAAGACCAAAGCCTCCGTCGAGGAAAAGGTTGTGGATATTATTTCGATGAATGCTATGGACgaatgacttgaggtgttgtatctgTCGTCTTGCAGGTGGAGAAGATGAGGGCCAGGGACTCGGAAGAGAAGGCGGAGGCGGGGCGGCGGAAGGAGGAGAGGAAGTACGTGGCGGAGgccgagaaggaggcagcgaaagAGCGGCACGCGGCAGAAAGGGAGGATGTGAGGGCTGGTGGAGCTGCAGGCGGCGTTGTGGCTGGCTACCCGGCTGGCCAAACTCCGGTGGCATCCGGCGGCCACGCCCATGCTGGTGGTCGTGGCTCCACCACGGGCCCCGTATTCTGACCGATTTAAACATGTAGATATATCGCATAAAGCCAAATAGATGATGCCTTTGTATACCGGAATCGTTACGTGCTTGTCAGTCATAGTTTGTCGTCCGTAAGATTGTGTGGTCTGATTCCCGACAGGATTGCATCAAATGAAACCAACACGGGAGTCTGGGAAAAAAGAACGAGGTGTCGACATCTTCTCGTAAAGACATCGTTTATATTAAATagtaatttattttattagaaagaatagaagataagaagaattattaaaaaaaattattgaagaaattttattaaaaaaatttaaatatattaatatattttttttcttatttataaggGAAGATTTTTTTAACagaataaaagattttttttaatagagTAGAGAGTTTTTttcatatattctcaaaatatcgataagattatgataattttatcttaatgatatttatattattttataatttaaaaatatatatatattttttattactgaTAGAATCATGCCGAAGAAGAAAGTTATACGGATGCTACATTAGAGAAAAAGGTGTAGTAGAGGAGGacgataataatatattcttaaaatatggAGATCATggtaatcttatctcaatgatatttatattttttataatttaaaaaatatatttttattattgataaaattatgataatataatattataatttttataatttaagattataataatataatattaaaatattaaggagatTATGATAAATTATATCATGATTTATAATCCTTtgatcatgatcataattttttattatactaaCTCATTCTAAAGAGATTTTTGGTATCGATATAGCTCACCCTAAGACGTTATAAATTAACGGTATCGATAAATATGACccactaaatttttattaataataattataattatatatatatatatatataaataaaaactataaaaatataataattatatattttatttcaaaaataattataaaaaatatttattaaattattttataatttagaaatcattttgagatttaatctttatcattgatataatcaaaataatattttataatttaaattataataatatattctgagatcgtgataa comes from the Musa acuminata AAA Group cultivar baxijiao chromosome BXJ2-8, Cavendish_Baxijiao_AAA, whole genome shotgun sequence genome and includes:
- the LOC135619880 gene encoding plant intracellular Ras-group-related LRR protein 4-like, coding for MASSLHSVDSVVEEIMRLHRSLPPRPGIDEVEAAMALVRNVDKEEQTRIDAIQNQNKGFEVPEELFFVLQEMQKNVVCHQSKEQKREALKLLDLENVHILFDKLIQRASSCLPSSSSGLAPSIPMNSEKVSTANLKTPTGYSSSPTSVFYSEKEAGRSSDRVTRDDSFLKIPKSHIDGIGTKSHLSGGMIPNQTTRKEVISGEEGGKLSLIKLASLIEVSAKKGTRELNLQNKLIDQIDWLPDSIGKLSGLVTLDLSENRIVALPATIGSLFSLTRLDLHSNRISQVPDSIGDLCSLLFLDLRGNNLTSLPSIFGKLVHLEELDLSSNQLSSLPDAIGNLIRLKKLNAETNDIEELPHTIGHCVALVELRLDYNRLKGLPEAVGRLESLEILSVRYNNIKGLPTTMASLSKLKELDVSFNELESIPESLCLATTLIKLNVGNNFADLQSLPRSIGNLELLEELDISNNQIRVLPDSFGMLSQLRVLHAEENPLEVPPRHIAEMGAQAVVQYVAEYVTKKDVKVQPEKSKPCWVQYCFFCRPNKRKHDGFSYVN
- the LOC135618457 gene encoding 11 kDa late embryogenesis abundant protein-like; the protein is MVSVGRKHKLHAEHCSRMQSGKRVVESAKDTAGNITASTKAGMEKTKASVEEKVEKMRARDSEEKAEAGRRKEERKYVAEAEKEAAKERHAAEREDVRAGGAAGGVVAGYPAGQTPVASGGHAHAGGRGSTTGPVF